DNA from Longimicrobium sp.:
GAACAGCAGTGCGGCGAGCGCCGAGCCGGCCAGGAACGTGGCCAGGGTGGGCCGCCGGCCCCACTTTTCGATCAGGTAGGCCGACACCGCGTAGCCCGGCAGCTGCGCCAGGGTGATGATCAGCGTGAACTCGAAGGACTTTACGAGCGAAAAGCCTCGCTGCACGAGGAGCGTCGGCAGCCAGATGAAGGCGCCGTAGTACGCGAAGTTGATCCCGAACCACACCAGCCACAGTGCCAGCGTCCGCCGCGCCAGCGTGCCGCGCCACAGCTCGCCCAGCCCCACGCGCCGAGCGGGGTTTGCCGCGACGGACGGGGAGGGTTCCGTGGGAGCGGGCACGCCAGCGGCGGATTCGAAGCGGCGCACCACCTCTTCGGCCTCGGCCGAGCGGCCCTGCGACTCCAGGAAGCGCACCGACTCGGGAAGCGCGCGGCGGACGACGCCCGAGTAGAGCGCTGGGATGGCGCCCAGCGCGAACGCCCATCGCCAGCCGTTCTCCGACGTGGGGATCACGTACGTGCCGATCACGGCGGCCAGGATCCATCCCACCGCCCAGAACGCCTCCAGCATCACCACGATGCGGCCGCGGATGCGCGCGGGAGAAAACTCGCTGACCAGCGTGGACGCCACCGGCAGTTCCGCGCCGAGCCCAAAGCCGATCAGGAAGCGAAACACGAGCAGCGACGCCACCGACCACGAGAACGCCGCCGCGCCCGTGGCCAGGCCGTAGATCAGCAGGGTGCCCGCGAACACCGTGCGCCGGCCCCGGCGATCGGCGACACTGCCGCCCAGGCTGGCGCCCAGCGCCATGCCGATGAAGCCCACCGCGCCGATCCACGCCACGGTAGGCGCATCGAGCCCCCACTGCCTAGCGAGCGCGGCCATGACGAACGAGATCAGCCCCACGTCCATGGCATCCATCGCCCAGCCGGCCCCGGCGACGAGGAGCAGGCGGCGGTGGATGGGCGTGAACGGCAGGCGGTCGAGCCGGTCGGCGCGGGAAAGGGCGGCCATGGGTCCGTGGTCTGGTGAAACAGCGCTGCGGCGTGCCAGATTCAATCCCCAGGCCACGGCCTGTGCCACCCTTCATCCGCCAGCGAGCGAACGGAATGCCCCGCGCCCCGGAACCCGGCTTCGAAGACCGCGTCCGCGAAAGCTTCGCCCGCCAGCGGCTGATGGAAACGCTGGGCGCGCGGCTGGTGCGCGTGGCGGCGGGCGAGGTGGACGTAGAGCTGGACGTTCGCGATGAGGTGGGCCAGCAGCACGGCTTCGTGCACGCCGGCGCCGTGGCCTCCATCCTGGACAGCGCCGCCGGGTTCGCCGCCTACACGCTGATGCCGGCCGATGCGGGCGTGCTGAGCGTGGAGTTCAAGGTGAACCTGCTGGCCCCCGCGCGCGGCGAGGTGATCGTGGCCCGGGGGCGGGTGGTGCGCGCCGGGCGCACGATCAGCGTGGTGACGGCGGATGCGTTCGGCGTCGAGGGCGGACGCGAGACCCACGTCGCTACCTTCACGGGCACCATGATGACCATCCAGGGCCGGCCAGGCGTCGCGGGCTGACGCGCGTCCTGCCCCCCGACACGCCAGCGATCGCACGTTCCCATCCACTTCACCCGTACCCGATTTCCACATGCGCATCTTTTCGCTGATCCCACTCGCGCTCGCCACGCTGGCCGCCTGCGCGCCCGCGTCGCCGGCCGGATCGTCCCCCGCTCCGTCGGCCGCCGCGCAGGACTCCACCGTGATCGTGCTGGTGCGCCACGCCGAAAAGGCCGGTGCGGCGGGGGAAGCCGATCCGCTGCTGAGCGCGACGGGCGAGGCCAGGGCGCGCGCCCTTGCCGAGGCGCTCCGCACGAGTCGCGTCGACGAGATCATCGTCACGCAGTACCGGCGCACGGGGGCCACCGCCGCCCCGACCGCGTCCGCGCTGGGCATCGTTCCCGACACGTTCAGCACCCGCGCACCGGATCACCCCGCGGCCGTCGCCGCGGCGGCCCGGGCCCACCGGGGCAAGACGGTTCTCGTTGTGGGGCACAGCAACTCCGTTCCGGCGATCATCACGGCCTTGGGCGCGGGGCCCATGGCGAACCTGTGCGAGGCGGAGTACTCCCACCTGTTCGTCGTGGTGCTCAAGGACGGCGCTTCGCCGCGCCTGGAGCGGCGCACCTACGGCGCGCCCGACCCTCCCGGCGCGTCGAACTGCCCTCGGTAGCGCGTCGGCGGCCGGGGCGCATCGGCGGTTTCGGGCGGTGCGGTGTACAGGGTTTGTGCGCCCGCCGGCGATGCGGGGCAGGTTTCAGCGGATGCAGGGTCGTCCGCGATGTGGAGCGAGCGAAAGGGAGCGATCGATGACGGATGCGGGACGCGAAGTGGCTACGCTGGGCGGGGGATGCTTCTGGTGCACGGAAGCGGTGTTCGTGGACCTGCGCGGGGTGGACCGCGTGGTGTCGGGATACATGGGCGGGCCGCTGCCGAATCCCTCGTACGAGCAGGTGTGCTCGGGGCGCACGGGGCACGCCGAGGTGGTGCAGGTGACCTTCGACCCGGCCGAGATCTCGTTCCGCGAGATCCTGGAGATCTTCTTCACCACGCACGATCCCACGACCCTCAACCGCCAGGGCG
Protein-coding regions in this window:
- a CDS encoding histidine phosphatase family protein; protein product: MRIFSLIPLALATLAACAPASPAGSSPAPSAAAQDSTVIVLVRHAEKAGAAGEADPLLSATGEARARALAEALRTSRVDEIIVTQYRRTGATAAPTASALGIVPDTFSTRAPDHPAAVAAAARAHRGKTVLVVGHSNSVPAIITALGAGPMANLCEAEYSHLFVVVLKDGASPRLERRTYGAPDPPGASNCPR
- the msrA gene encoding peptide-methionine (S)-S-oxide reductase MsrA, encoding MTDAGREVATLGGGCFWCTEAVFVDLRGVDRVVSGYMGGPLPNPSYEQVCSGRTGHAEVVQVTFDPAEISFREILEIFFTTHDPTTLNRQGGDEGTQYRSVVFYHDDEQRRVAEEVIRELTERRLFDDPIVTEVSPASEFYRAESYHQDYYARNPYQGYCQVVIAPKVSKFRKAYTSRLKR
- a CDS encoding MFS transporter, which encodes MAALSRADRLDRLPFTPIHRRLLLVAGAGWAMDAMDVGLISFVMAALARQWGLDAPTVAWIGAVGFIGMALGASLGGSVADRRGRRTVFAGTLLIYGLATGAAAFSWSVASLLVFRFLIGFGLGAELPVASTLVSEFSPARIRGRIVVMLEAFWAVGWILAAVIGTYVIPTSENGWRWAFALGAIPALYSGVVRRALPESVRFLESQGRSAEAEEVVRRFESAAGVPAPTEPSPSVAANPARRVGLGELWRGTLARRTLALWLVWFGINFAYYGAFIWLPTLLVQRGFSLVKSFEFTLIITLAQLPGYAVSAYLIEKWGRRPTLATFLAGSALAALLFAGAESRDAILVAGCLLSFFNLGAWGAVYAATPEVYPTEVRATGAGWAAGF
- a CDS encoding PaaI family thioesterase: MPRAPEPGFEDRVRESFARQRLMETLGARLVRVAAGEVDVELDVRDEVGQQHGFVHAGAVASILDSAAGFAAYTLMPADAGVLSVEFKVNLLAPARGEVIVARGRVVRAGRTISVVTADAFGVEGGRETHVATFTGTMMTIQGRPGVAG